A genome region from Setaria italica strain Yugu1 chromosome III, Setaria_italica_v2.0, whole genome shotgun sequence includes the following:
- the LOC101767840 gene encoding phosphatase and actin regulator 2-like, translating to MASKKASLSKAAESKKRKAAKKEIQLPAPKYGKTDQTMPPNQASAWKPSTLKEDELNMYVSNPPPPGADVTPCMQSLVAVQRALEEEEEEKGKERKDSPDWSSFSSSDSESVEKFVVKPYLSDKAGSSSGMSKRAAKDVQEVEVAPPLKKHVVKVEIKVEEMTTVVVEQSLPTVEEVPASSTQRKETTTKAGEDPTVIRRAAPKKSSPTIRRLCLGTEPTIKIKRSTKKSTSVEAESPSTKSGADGSSRLAQKVIPESGADGRSHLTPELTLEPVVPPPKDQPAPEVAPVPTPELPETEPVAKSTSAVVMQLVAMMLNPNAEPKPEAEV from the exons ATGGCGTCCAAGAAAGCATCCTTGAGCAAGGCGGCGGAGTCCAAGAAGCGCAAGGCCGCCAAGAAAGAGATCCAACTGCCGGcgcccaagtacgggaagaccgACCAGACGATGCCGCCGAATCAAGCCAGCGCCTGGAAGCCATCCACCTTGAAAGAG gatgaatTGAACATGTatgtctccaaccctcctccgCCTGGTGCAGATGTCACGCCCTGTATGCAGTCCCTTGTGGCTGTGCAGAGGGCacttgaagaggaggaggaggaaaaagggaaggagaggaaggaTTCACCAGACTggtcctccttcagcagctctgactCGGAGTCTGTTGAAAAATTTGTTGTGAAACCCTATCTTTCTGACAAAGCAGGGTCATCATCTGGGATGTCCAAGCGTGCCGCGAAGGACGTTCAGGAAGTTGAAGTGGCGCCACCCCTGAAGAAGCAT GTAGTCAAGGTGGAGATAAAGGTGGAAGAAATGACTACTGTAGTTGTGGAGCAGAGCCTGCCAACTGTAGAAGAAGTCCCGGCATCGAGTACTCAGAGGAAGGAGACGACAACTAAGGCTGGCGAGGATCCAACTGTGATCCGGCGAGCCGCACCAAAGAAGTCATCACCTACCATCAGGAGACTGTGTCTGGGAACTGAACCCACCATCAAGATtaagaggtccaccaa GAAATCCACCAGTGTGGAAGCCGAGAGCCCGAGTACGAAGTCTGgtgctgatggcagtagccgctTAGCCCAGAAAGTCATCCCGGAGTCTGGTGCTGATGGCCGTAGCCACTTAACCCCCGAGCTCACCTTGGAGCCCGTTGTTCCGCCGCCGAAGGATCAGCCCGCACCCGAAGTTGCTCCAG TGCCAACCCCCGAGTTGCCAGAGACCGAACCCGTCGCGAAGAGTACTTCCGCGGTGGTGATGCAGTTGGTGGCCATGATGCTAAATCCGAATGCTGAGCCGAAGCCGGAAGCCGAGGTGTAG